The sequence below is a genomic window from Hyperolius riggenbachi isolate aHypRig1 chromosome 7, aHypRig1.pri, whole genome shotgun sequence.
ATCCTGAGGCTTCACTGTCACCTTGGAAAGTACAGACTTAATGCCCATAGATTGCAGCTCTGATAAGATTCGGTATTTTGTGTCCTTAAGAAAGGACTGAATGTCAGATGAAAACTGATCCACAGTGGCTGTGTTTTGGAAAGTTATCACATttatctcattctgtggaataaccaatatctttttcaggacctcacaTACACTTTTAAAAAACCCCGAAATAGATGGACATTCAAGACATTCGTCATCTGTAAGTGCTTCTATAACTCTGTTGTTGACTGATGACAGCATACTTTCTCGGAAGTTGTTTAGTTTTTCTGAATtcacatatttattttctatgtAATTTAGAATCCAGTCTTTTGCATAACCCTCATATGCACAAATGTATTTCACATATTTTTTGAATGACATCTCTTCCAACAGCTCTTTCAGTaaaaaactttgaaaaaaagttctACTGCTGAAAGTCTTTTCTTGTAATATGTCGTCAACTATCATATTTCCAAGTTGCTTGAAAACATAATCTCTCATCGCTGGCTTTAGACATCGTTCACAGAATTCTTTGGCTTTAGTCTGACTTATGTCTTTCTTTTGAAATGTGTTGACAAATGTCTTCAAATATTGAGGCTTCAGTTTCTCCAGAGAGAGTTTTGgatcatttttttcaataaatgtatCATGCATCTTCTGAAACTCTTTGGCTGCTCTACTGAGAATGTAGCGTTTAATGTCCAATTCAAAGTGAGAGTTGAAATGAATAGTttctgcctgttttaaaagctcagTGTCAATCAAACGAAGTAACTCCTGGCAGTAGGTGTCGTTATAATCTTCTGCCATTCTCACCTTTTCTGTGACATATGTTTTACACTTAGTTTGTAGAGAAACAGCAAACTCATTTAGTATTTTTAAAAGTTCAGACTTCTTTCCCCACTGAAAcacagccttaattttatcacgaaATCCGCTGTCTATATATTTTTCATCAACTTTGAAATCAAGTTGTGTGTGGTCTAAAACTAGCCTATGTAGTAATTCTTCATTTACAGCTGATCCTTTATAACTCATGTCATCTATCAGTTGCTGTAGTAtagtggtgctgacattgtgtcttGTTAGTTTTTCTATCTTAATGTCTCTCAGTGTCTTTTGCCACATCATGTCAAATTCCTTCACTAACTCTTCTTCACTCAACTTCTGGTTCCTGTCTCCATACATTTTTAGGAGATTTGTTATTTTGTCCTCAATCAGTTTCTGAGAACTACTCTGGACTTCCTGAATCTTAAATTTACCTTTTTGGATTGAAACAGACTCATCAATCTTGACAAGACAGATCATTTCCAGGTTTCTCTTCAGGCTTTCTATGCTCAATCTAAAGTCTTCTCTGTGTCGTTCTATAAAATGAGCATTTTCAGATTTATTGTCAAAATAGGTTTCTAGCAGTgtcaacattttatttttttctgttagcAATAGTCTGTTGAATTCAGTCTTAAATTTTGAACACAGATTTTTATTTAGACTCTCAGCTGACTGATTTTTAATAATGGTCTCTGTGTCCATCGACCATTGGTAGACAACTTTTCTGAACTCCCATTCCCACTGTGAGAATTGTACAGATAGTTTATTATAAGCCTCTGCCACTAAACTGTTCCTGAAGCTGAAGATGAACTTCTCATGTTTCACAGCGTTCCATAAGCTTTCTATCCATTTTATGAAATCAGGAATTGATGAAGGTTTGTGGTGGGATGTTTTGCTTGTCTTCATGAACTGTAATAAATACTTTTTCAATTCAGATACAtattcactgtacccagaattcactGAGGCCATTGGTGGGACTCCAAGCCAGAGTCCAGGAATGTACCAGTTATCTTTTTCTATGTTATAATTCATCACATCACTGAAGTATTTTAACTCACTTTTCTTTTCCATTTCTGCAGCTTTTTCTGTCAGTTTATTCAGCTGCTCTAGAAGTTTCTGCCTGTCTCTCATGTTCTTGTCATGGGCAGACACGTCACTCACATTTTGGTGCACAAATTGGCACTTGGGCTTTTTCCCTACTTCTTTCATTCTAAGAAAAGCATGAACCACAATCTGTAGGATATCTTTCATTTCTGTTGTGTTTTCCATGGCCATGTTAACTACGGTGATATTGCTCAAACCAACCACCAGTGTGgccaactcattgtcatgttcaaaacTGTCTTCCAAAGAGGCCAACTCAGGTGCTTTCAGCCCCTCGGTGTCAATCACCATGATGAACTCACATCCCAGCTCCTCCTGGAAGTTCTCTTTCACATTAAGAAGAGTCATGAAGGCTCCTCGTGTGCATCTTCCACTGGCCACCGGGAACTGCAAACCAAACATGGTGTTCAGAAGGGTGGATTTCCCTGTACTCTGCACTCCCAGCACTGTTATCACTCTCATTCTACATTTCTTACCTGTTTTGGTGTCCACCGCATTTAGGACATCTGTTATCCATTGCAGTGGAATGTTGGAGGCATCTCCATCTACCAGTTCCAATGGAAATCCATCTAACAAAAGATCAGCAGCTATTCCTGGGAGTCCAACAAATTGTCTTGCATTTTTAGCTATTTTATTCTCTTTAGCCATGGAACATTCTGCCTCATAAAATTGCCCCATTTCACGTAGGAAATGTTCAATTCCTAATGAACTGTCAgagattttctgatctatttttATGAGTTCTTCCTTTGTAGCTGATTTAtcgctacatttttttttgtattcagcCTGTAATAGAGAAAGATGACCTCTTGCTATGGAGTCAAGTTCACATTTCATCCATTTCAGAAAATACTGTTTCTCAATCTTAGTCAAGCGAGTCATAGCATTTACAAAAAGCATAATACCATGTGGCAGGTCATGCTTGTGTTGTTTCTCACGCagtgagaaatgttttctttttagtTCATCTAAATATTGTTGGGCATCTTTACCTCCTTGGTTTGTCATTCTGCAGAGTTCCTTTTCTACCTTAGAAAGTTGTTTCCACAGATCCCCCTGGAGCGTCATTGTCTTTTGCTTATACACagccacattttttatttcttctgtAATTTTCCTGGCATACTCTCTAGCTGTTTGACATTGAGCATCTTGTTCATCTATATAGATGGGTAGTTCCTCTGTTTCACTTTTCAGATTATccatagtgattttttttatgtCCTTCTTGGTTAAGAAATTTACAATGCTTTTTTGCAGTTTGTCTACAAACATTGCTTCGTTTGATCCTCTTGCAAATATGATCACATTTGATTGTTTAATATTGAGTATAGGACTTAAGTCTTGAAGGGTTTTTAGTGTCTCTGTATGTACATTTTTGCCAGGACCTGGAGTGACAATGAAGTTAAACTGAGTGTTGGAGTTCCTGCAGGATGATAGTAGTTTAACTTCTCTCTCAGAAATGCTCTCAATGAATATGAACACAGCTGATGAGACCCGGGTCAGAAACATGAACTGGTCCAAGTTGGATGCCAGATCTCCACGTAGGTTGGTCACTGCAATTGGCTCAGGGAAAACATCAGACTTACCAGAAGGAAAATACCAAGAAAGCTCCACAAGTCCATCTGATATTTTCCTCTCGTAATGTCCTCCTTCCATATTATCATGTATGAAAAAGTCATTATGAAGCTGAGGTGGATTCAGAACTTGGTTCAAGATTTTAGATTTGGACAATTTATTTTTTGCCAGTTTGACAAAGGAGAATATTGGCATAGCAGTGTTAATAACATTTTCTTCTTTGAACCCTTTACTGTCAGCTAAAGACTGAGGTCTCCATTTCTTCACAATGTCTCTCATTGCCCACAGCATCAGGGTGCAGTGTGACCCATCACCTGCAGGGAGCAGTAGAGGAACAGCAAACTGACAAACAGACAATTTGGTTACAATCTCTTGCTGTAGGAAACTATCTGAACAATGTAGGAGAGCACACAAGACATCTAGCGGGTGAATGGGTGCTGTATTATTTTCACCTTCATTAAAAGAAGCACTAAACAGCATATTATCACTCTCAGGCTGATCTATTTCAAGTGGAATTTCTCTTGCAGTTCTGTTTAAGGCCATCAGTTTTTTTAAGTAATGATGGGGAAAATCCCTTGTAGTATTCGGTTGCTTGTCATCTAGGTTCTCCAAACCAATGCTCAGGATATCACTCAGGGTCAGTTTTGAGGTCAGGTGATGTTGCATTTCCATTGTTTTCAAAAGATCatgaaaattattttttctttctgtgaaaataaaataaacttttGTATTACTATTCCCAGTTTAAATTCAAAGTGTTCAACTtttagaaaacaaaagtttgccttcttaaagagacactgaagcgaaaaaaaaatgatgatattatgatttatatgtgtagtacagccaagaaataaaacattaagatcagatacatcagtctaattgtttccagtacaggaagagttaagaaactccagttgttatctctatgcaaaaaagcaattaagctctatgactttgtcctggagagggctgttatctgacttttattatctcaagtgttattgaactaattacttttcttctgccagaggagaggtcattagttcacagactgctctgaaagaatcattttgaatgctgagtgttgtgtaatctgcacatattatagaatggttcaatgttagaaaaaacactatatacctgaaaataaaaatatgagaatattttctttgctgctaaacttctagtaatcattcatagtacacaaccaattcattatatcatatttttttcgcttcagtgtctctttaaacccgaAAGTATTTGTAATTATTCAGGTTGAACAATTGAGTAtctcaaatactttctgttttgagaaggcaaactttcccagaagccgtcttacatagttacatagttatttgggtttaaaaaagacatatgtctatCAAGTTCAACaagaaaacaaacaacaacaccagcctgctccctcacctatccctgttgatccagaggaaggtgaaaaacccttacaaggcatggtccaattagcccccaaaagaaaaaaaattccttcccgactccagatgacaatcagataaaatccctggaacaacaccactgggcattacctagtaattatagccatggatgtcttacaatgcaaggaaagcatcgaagccccctttaaatgcatataTAGAATTTGCCTTAACTACTTCctatggcaatgcattccacatcttaatcactcttactgtaaagaaccctttcctaaataaatggctaaaacatttttcccgcatgcgtacatcatgtcctctagtcctttgagaaggcctagggacaaaaagctcatccgccaagcttttatactgccctctaatgtatttatacatgttaattaattcccctctaaggcgtctttcctccagactaaataaacccagattctctaacctttcttggtaagtgagaccttccatccctcgtatcaatttagttgctcgtctctgcaactgctcgaaaactgcaatatctttcctttaatgtggtgcccagaactgaattccatattccagatgcggccttactagagagttaaacaggggcaatattatgctagcatctcgagttttaatttcccttttaatgcatcccaaaatattattagctttagctgcagcggcctgGCATTGAAtaagattatttaacttgttgttgataagtactcctaagtccttctccaagtatgatgtccccaactgtatcccatttattttgtatggtgctagaccactggtagagatgtcccgaacggttcaccggcgaacttgGTCGCGCGATCCtcagtggttcgcattcgccgcgaaatgcaaatttttattttaaaaagtttgtgttctcatttttcccatagactttaagggtgctcgactttaacggttaatagctaagccccattacatgctataaacaccaaatttgcagggtatgtaaatagggacagtgggaataagagggatttttttttttaaaaagaccttatagtttttgaaaaatggattttaaaattctccttctgacagtgggaaaattaaacgcccgctgaatttagcagttaatagcaaagtccccttacatagtagaaacaccaaatttgcagggtatgtagagggggaTAGAGAATACAAGatgaaagaccttatactttttgagaaaattgattttaaaatttcaaagaaaataGTGTACATTTAAATTAAATGACTGATtgtgggaaacaattcccgctgacttcagcagttaatagcaaaagccccttacatcctagttaaaaagatagtgggaaacaatattaaaatgccagaaacaccacatttgcatgggaatgttaaagagacactgaagcggaaaaaaatgatgatattatgatttgtatgtgtagtacagctaagaaaaaaaacattaagatcagatacatcagtctaattgtttccagtgcaggaagagttgagaaactccagttgttatctctatgcaaaaaagctattaagctctccgactaacttagtcgtggagagggctgttatctgacttttattatctcaactgtaattgaactgtttacttttcctctgctagaggagagttcattacttcacagactgctctgaaagaatcattttgaatgctgagtgttgtgtaatctgcacatattagagaatgatgcaatgttagaaaaaacactatatacctgaaaataaaaatatgagaatattttctttgctgctaatcttctagtaattattcatagtacacaaccaattaattatatcatatatttttttcgcttcagtgtctctttaagaagaacagtgggatcaataggacattttttttttttttttttttttttttttttaaagaccttatactttttgagaaaatcgattttaaaagttcaaaggaaaaaacgtatacatttaaatgccggtcaatgacagattGTGGAAAACCATTCCCTCtctccccggagccccccataccatggaccatgcgggttggtaaagctcagggtgcgaagccccatgtaggcggggctccgcattctggctatcccagcctacatgggggacaagaggttacaGAGAGCTCAGtacgggggaccccacgtcgttttttgggggaaatttcccacactctcaacataacaaaaaaaataaaaatatatatatatatttttttaaatattgtttcccactatctttttaacatatcctgcacctttggtgttgctaggatgtaaggggcctttcctattaactgctaaagtcggtgggaatTGTTTCCCACaatctgtcattgaccggcatttaaatgcatacgttttttcctttgaacttttaaaatcgattttctcagaaagcataaggtctttttgaaaaaaaaatgtcttattgttcccactgttcttcttaacatttccatgcaaatttggtgtttctggcatttaagggagcATTGctataaactgttaaagttggcGACGGTTGGAACATTTCCCACGCTCAGTACGAGATctttaaaactgattttctcaaaaagtataaggtctttttggaaaaaaatgtccctcttgtagccactgaccccctccaggtgttagaccccttgaaacatcttttctatcacttttgtggccagaaacagtgtttgtagttttggaagttcgcctgcccattgaagtctactgcagttcacaaagttcgcgcgaacacaaacttttgtggaagtttgcgttcgaggttcgtgaacctaaaattggaggttcgagacaactctaaccattggtacgtccaaaatgcatgactatcttatgatgattctgcacaattttgtatcatctgcaaaaatagcagcattgctttctactgcatctactagatcattaataaataaattaataaataaagagcactggacccagtactgacccctgtgggaaccCACTGCtagcagtcacccattttgaatatgatccactGACTGACCACAACTCCctgtccatgcacacagactcttccccagtccttgcattctcaacttttgcaccagacttttgtggggaacagtgtcgaagaccTTT
It includes:
- the LOC137525473 gene encoding up-regulator of cell proliferation-like, whose translation is MEMQHHLTSKLTLSDILSIGLENLDDKQPNTTRDFPHHYLKKLMALNRTAREIPLEIDQPESDNMLFSASFNEGENNTAPIHPLDVLCALLHCSDSFLQQEIVTKLSVCQFAVPLLLPAGDGSHCTLMLWAMRDIVKKWRPQSLADSKGFKEENVINTAMPIFSFVKLAKNKLSKSKILNQVLNPPQLHNDFFIHDNMEGGHYERKISDGLVELSWYFPSGKSDVFPEPIAVTNLRGDLASNLDQFMFLTRVSSAVFIFIESISEREVKLLSSCRNSNTQFNFIVTPGPGKNVHTETLKTLQDLSPILNIKQSNVIIFARGSNEAMFVDKLQKSIVNFLTKKDIKKITMDNLKSETEELPIYIDEQDAQCQTAREYARKITEEIKNVAVYKQKTMTLQGDLWKQLSKVEKELCRMTNQGGKDAQQYLDELKRKHFSLREKQHKHDLPHGIMLFVNAMTRLTKIEKQYFLKWMKCELDSIARGHLSLLQAEYKKKCSDKSATKEELIKIDQKISDSSLGIEHFLREMGQFYEAECSMAKENKIAKNARQFVGLPGIAADLLLDGFPLELVDGDASNIPLQWITDVLNAVDTKTGKKCRMRVITVLGVQSTGKSTLLNTMFGLQFPVASGRCTRGAFMTLLNVKENFQEELGCEFIMVIDTEGLKAPELASLEDSFEHDNELATLVVGLSNITVVNMAMENTTEMKDILQIVVHAFLRMKEVGKKPKCQFVHQNVSDVSAHDKNMRDRQKLLEQLNKLTEKAAEMEKKSELKYFSDVMNYNIEKDNWYIPGLWLGVPPMASVNSGYSEYVSELKKYLLQFMKTSKTSHHKPSSIPDFIKWIESLWNAVKHEKFIFSFRNSLVAEAYNKLSVQFSQWEWEFRKVVYQWSMDTETIIKNQSAESLNKNLCSKFKTEFNRLLLTEKNKMLTLLETYFDNKSENAHFIERHREDFRLSIESLKRNLEMICLVKIDESVSIQKGKFKIQEVQSSSQKLIEDKITNLLKMYGDRNQKLSEEELVKEFDMMWQKTLRDIKIEKLTRHNVSTTILQQLIDDMSYKGSAVNEELLHRLVLDHTQLDFKVDEKYIDSGFRDKIKAVFQWGKKSELLKILNEFAVSLQTKCKTYVTEKVRMAEDYNDTYCQELLRLIDTELLKQAETIHFNSHFELDIKRYILSRAAKEFQKMHDTFIEKNDPKLSLEKLKPQYLKTFVNTFQKKDISQTKAKEFCERCLKPAMRDYVFKQLGNMIVDDILQEKTFSSRTFFQSFLLKELLEEMSFKKYVKYICAYEGYAKDWILNYIENKYVNSEKLNNFRESMLSSVNNRVIEALTDDECLECPSISGFFKSVCEVLKKILVIPQNEINVITFQNTATVDQFSSDIQSFLKDTKYRILSELQSMGIKSVLSKVTVKPQDELFRKVVGCGKQCPFCSVPCEAGGDQHREHFATIHRSSGIGRTRWTKDKTLNTDICTTLVVSNNYFRDTKTEHKWHPYKEYRTHYPEWAIQPDPSIECSDYWKYILVQFNEQFAEEYNAKPANLPEGWKTITKEKALQGLKKVFNDK